The Setaria viridis chromosome 6, Setaria_viridis_v4.0, whole genome shotgun sequence genome contains a region encoding:
- the LOC117861034 gene encoding putative disease resistance protein RGA3, translating to MAESLLLPVVRGVVGKAADALVQSITRMWGVEEDRLELERHLVYVQYLLADAEAKSETNHAVRTWMKELKAAAYQADDVLDDFQYKALRREALSGQSMASKVLSNFTSKNRLVFRRKASRDLKNVLQKIDELVTEMKKFGLVALAEEPPQALPRQTHSAAPPQALPRQTHSALDESMEIFGREDDKDGVVKLLLDQQDRQDVQVLPILGMGGVGKTTLAKKVYNNDKIQKHFELRMWHCVSENFEAIPLVRSVTELATNSTCDLPDTIELLRGKLQEAIGRKRFLLILDDVWNEDQSKWEDDLRPLLCSSIGGSGSKIVVTSRS from the coding sequence ATGGCAGAGTCGCTGCTGCTCCCCGTGGTGCGCGGCGTCGTCGGCAAGGCGGCTGACGCTCTTGTGCAGAGCATCACTCGCATGTGGGGCGTCGAAGAGGACCGCCTCGAGCTCGAGCGCCACCTGGTGTACGTGCAGTACTTGCTGGCCGACGCCGAGGCGAAGAGCGAGACCAACCACGCCGTCCGGACGTGGATGAAGGAGCTCAAGGCCGCCGCGTACCAGGCCGACGACGTCCTCGACGACTTCCAGTACAAGGCGCTGCGCCGTGAGGCCCTGAGCGGCCAGTCCATGGCAAGCAAGGTACTGAGCAACTTCACCTCAAAGAATCGTCTTGTATTCCGTCGTAAAGCCAGCAGAGACCTGAAGAACGTGCTCCAAAAGATTGACGAGCTCGTGACCGAGATGAAAAAGTTTGGCCTCGTGGCGCTTGCGGAGGAGCCGCCGCAAGCTCTTCCTCGGCAGACGCACTCAGCGGCTCCTCCGCAAGCTCTTCCTCGGCAGACGCACTCAGCACTGGATGAATCCATGGAGATATTTGGCAGAGAAGATGACAAAGATGGGGTGGTGAAACTGTTGCTGGACCAGCAAGATCGGCAGGATGTACAAGTGCTGCCCATCCTTGGAATGGGGGGTGTGGGTAAGACCACGCTAGCCAAGAAGGTGTACAACAACGACAAAATTCAGAAGCACTTCGAATTGAGGATGTGGCACTGCGTGTCAGAAAATTTTGAAGCTATTCCTCTTGTTAGATCTGTAACTGAGTTGGCTACAAATAGCACATGTGATCTGCCTGACACGATCGAGCTGCTGCGAGGAAAACTGCAGGAAGCTATTGGCCGCAAAAGGTTCCTACTCATTCTCGACGATGTGTGGAACGAAGACCAAAGCAAGTGGGAGGATGACTTGAGGCCGCTACTATGTTCTTCAATTGGTGGATCAGGAAGCAAGATAGTTGTCACAAGTAGAAGCTGA